Within Calidithermus timidus DSM 17022, the genomic segment CTCAACGCGGTTGCGAAGCCCCAGCTTTTCCCTAAGGGCCACGAGCCGGTTTTCGACGGTTCGAGGGCTGATATGCAGCTTCTTAGCAATCTCGCTATTTTCCATGCCGAAGGCGACCTCGCGAAGAACTGCTCGTTCGCAGGGTTGAAGGCCGTCGTCCACTAATGGACCTTCGTAGAAGCACTCCCCCCTGGCAACCCGTGCAAGGGCGTTGAGAACGTCCTGTGGTCCTGCTGGGCGGGCCAGAAGTCCCTCAGGCTCGAGTTCCAACAAATCACGGAGGTAGGAAGCTGAGCCGACGCCCGTGACTACCACCACTGGACGGGGCAAACTGGCAAGTGTGAGGAGGGCGTAACCCCAAGGTGCGTCCAGTACTAGGTGGACGTCAGAGTCGCGCTGTAGAGAAGCACAAAGGGCTTGACCATGAAGACGCAAGGTTTCATTTCCAGAGAAGACCATGCTATTACCCCGACTTGCGTACATTATTCAGGATTTACATCGTTTTAATCAAGAGATTGACCAACTCCTGAAAAGTTTTTCATAAAGAAGAACCGTAGTTAAGTCGCGATTGGTGAAGCGATGTAGCAGGTAGTCGAGGCCATCCGGAAGAAGGGCTATAGTCTGACGGGGGTGGTGTTCGATAACCAGTTTGCGGGCCAAGCTTCCATCGCCAAACTCCACCTACTCTCCCCTAGCAGGGGAGGGTAGGGTGGGATGGGTACAGGTGTCTCTACGACGCTGTAATATACACGACAAAAGCCCAAGAGATAGGCAGTTATTCAGGATTACTATGAGACAATGAAGAAACGATCAAAAGAATTAGCTCTAGCGCCAGCCGGACTAGCAAGATGTTAAGCATGATCACTAGAAACCAGATTGGTAAGTGGGCAGTGAAAAAAGACATCGGATCAGCGTGCTTACTTTGTTGCATAAGACTATTTATTTGAGTTATGAATATTATTGCTATCACAAAGAGATAAATCAATTTCACTGTCTGCTTGTTGACTATCTTTGTCAGTAGGAGCTTCCTAAAAGAGAAGTCAAACATGGCATCCACCACATTGTATGCATCTTTCTGAGGGGCTGTCATATCTCGAGTCTCGAAGCGATGAGGCTAATTTGGACTGCGATCGCTCTCACATACGCAAGCACCACGCTGCTTCTATGACAGTAGTGGTATATGGTACCAGGCACGTACCTTACTGTACAACTAACACCGATTCCACATCCTCCGGGAAGCTGGCAACCTACCGATGGTTCGCAAATAAGTTTAGGGCATGTTCCAGCAGTGGTGTAGTTACTGCATGTTCCACTACCTCCGCCACTGCTTCCACCACCCCCACCTCCAGGCCCATCTCCATCGTCAATGCGCTGGATTTGATTACCCGAGCCATCTGCAGGCTCCTGCCAGTAGCTCCCTGTTTCTTGGGCCTGGGCAAGGCCGCTGACCAAGGATATGGTCAGAAGGAAAAACACAACCGCAATACCTTTCATCGCCTCACCTCTATTGCTTTCAGCGCCTGGACAACCTGCTCTAGGTCGCTGCGATAGCCCACATCGATCCACACAATTCGGCCTTGCCGGAGGTACACGTGGGTTGGTGTACCGGGTACGCCAAACCTGCTGAAGAGTTTGGTGTTCAGCTCACCTTTGCAGGCTTCCGGCCACCTCCCTTCGCTATAAATGATCCGTAGGCTGACTGACTGCTGACAAAGTATGGCCGGCTCTCTTTCTCGAGATCACACCAGCGGCACTGCTCGTAACCGAAGACCAACAGGCCAGAGAAGTCCTGGTAGGGTGCGGGCGCGATCTGTCCTAGGGATACTGCCAAGGTATACGCCGGGCTGAGTAGTCCCGCCTCGGCGGCATCGACGAGCAAGGCAAGGGCCTTCGCGGAGGGATTGATCTTCCCGGTAAGCCGCTTGACCTCCCAACCATCCTTTAAAACCACCAGCGTGGGAGCGGATTGAATCCGCAGCGCACGGGCTAGGAGGTCGCCTCGGTCGTGCAAATAGGGGTGAAAAGGAAGGTTTTCGATTCGGCCGACAAAAGTTAGGGGAAAGCCCTTCATTGTGGCCAAAGATTCACAAACTGTACACTCGGGGGCGGTGAACACGAGGATTCGGGTACCCTCTTCGAGCCCATACCCTAGCGGGACACTCTGGGCCAAACCCCAGCCTCCAAGAATCACAAATAGGAACCCTCGCAAAAGCATAGGCCCATGGTAGAAGCGAAGGCACCCATCGAGAAAGGGTGCAAACTCACGCTTAGAGCGTAGGTTCTTCACAAGCCCACAACCTTGGGTTCATCCCTAGGTAATGACTATTCTGGATTTGCATCGTTTTAATCAATTCGTGAAGGGCTCGGGTCTGGGGTCAACAGCGATAGGTCCTTGGGTATGTTGAATGAATGCAGCAGGTCCTCAGTGCGTAACTGTATAACCACAGGCGCAGACGACCGACTACACACCCCTTGATCGCCGGGGCCGGGGATGCTATGGTGCTGGCGTGAGCTTGGCTCGCACCACCACTACCTAGGCGGCGACTCCTCCGAGTCGTCGCTTGCCCCTGCCTATCCAGGCAGGTTTTTTGTTTAGCACGTGAGGAGGTCTGGGTGAAAATCGCTATCGTAGGAGCAACAGGGGCAGTTGGACAGGAGCTTTTGCGGGTGCTCGAGCGGCGAAACTTCCCGCTGACCGAGCTCAGGTTGTACGCCTCGGCCCGCTCGGCGGGCAGGCGCTTGGAATTCCAGGGCAAATCCTACACCGTCGAAGCCCTGCCCGAAGGCCCCCTGCCGGCAGACGTGGTGCTCGCGAGCGCGGGCGGCAGCCTCTCCAAGCACTACGCCCCCATCTGGGCGAAGCAGAGCATCGTCATCGACAACTCCTCGGCCTGGCGCTACGAGGACTGGGTGCCCCTCATCGTGCCCGAGGTCAACGCCCACGCCATCAAGGGGCACAAGAACCTCATTGCCAACCCCAACTGCACCACCGCCATCCTGCTGATGGGGCTTTACCCGCTGCACAAAGCCTTCAAGGCCAAGCGGGTGATCGTGAGCACCTACCAGTCGAGCTCGGGAGCCGGGGCCAGCGGGATGCAGGAGCTGCTGGAGGGTACGCGGGCTTGGCTCGAGAACGAGCCGGTCGTCAACCAAATTTTTGCCCACCCCCTGCCCTTCAACGTCATCCCCCACATCGATAGCTTCCAGGACAATGGCTACACCAAGGAAGAGATGAAGGTGCTGTGGGAGACCCAGAAGATCATGGGCGACTACGAGGTGAGGGTTTCGTGTACCGCCGTGCGCGTGCCCACCCTGCGGGTGCACAGCGAGGCCGTGACCGTGGAGTTCGAGCGGCCCGTGACCCCGGAGGCCGCCCGCGAGGTGCTGGCTCAGGCCCCCGGCGTGGAGCTGGTGGACGACCCGGCCAACAAGCGTTACCCGCTGCCCCACAGTGCCACCGGCAAGTTCAACGTCGAGGTGGGGCGGTTGCGTAAGAGCCTGGTTTTCGATAACGGGCTGGACTTCTTCATCGCAGGCGATCAGCTGCTCAAAGGGGCTGCGCTCAACGCCGTGCAGATCGCCGAGCTGCTGCTCGAGCCCGTGGCAAGATAGCTATGCGCGCGATTCTCGAGGCCCCCTGGTACGTTCTGGAAGACCCCCAGGCTCCTGGCGAGCACCTGGTGATGGAGTCGGTAGGCCAGAAGCTGGCCCCGCTGTGGCTCTCGCAGGAGGAGGCCGAAGCCTTCGTGCGCCAGAGCCCGGCCTCGAGGGGGATGCAGGTGGGGCGGCTGGAGGACCTGGTGCTCAAGGAAGCCTTTTTGGTGGCCCTGGGCCTGCTGGGTGTCCGGCAGCTCGTGCTGGGCTACCAGCCGGGTCGGCCCCAGGCAGTACTGCTCGATCG encodes:
- a CDS encoding DUF3234 domain-containing protein — its product is MRAILEAPWYVLEDPQAPGEHLVMESVGQKLAPLWLSQEEAEAFVRQSPASRGMQVGRLEDLVLKEAFLVALGLLGVRQLVLGYQPGRPQAVLLDRARALREVQQRMRAGLEAS
- a CDS encoding thioredoxin family protein, which encodes MATMKGFPLTFVGRIENLPFHPYLHDRGDLLARALRIQSAPTLVVLKDGWEVKRLTGKINPSAKALALLVDAAEAGLLSPAYTLAVSLGQIAPAPYQDFSGLLVFGYEQCRWCDLEKESRPYFVSSQSAYGSFIAKGGGRKPAKVS
- a CDS encoding aspartate-semialdehyde dehydrogenase, with protein sequence MKIAIVGATGAVGQELLRVLERRNFPLTELRLYASARSAGRRLEFQGKSYTVEALPEGPLPADVVLASAGGSLSKHYAPIWAKQSIVIDNSSAWRYEDWVPLIVPEVNAHAIKGHKNLIANPNCTTAILLMGLYPLHKAFKAKRVIVSTYQSSSGAGASGMQELLEGTRAWLENEPVVNQIFAHPLPFNVIPHIDSFQDNGYTKEEMKVLWETQKIMGDYEVRVSCTAVRVPTLRVHSEAVTVEFERPVTPEAAREVLAQAPGVELVDDPANKRYPLPHSATGKFNVEVGRLRKSLVFDNGLDFFIAGDQLLKGAALNAVQIAELLLEPVAR
- a CDS encoding helix-turn-helix transcriptional regulator; protein product: MYASRGNSMVFSGNETLRLHGQALCASLQRDSDVHLVLDAPWGYALLTLASLPRPVVVVTGVGSASYLRDLLELEPEGLLARPAGPQDVLNALARVARGECFYEGPLVDDGLQPCERAVLREVAFGMENSEIAKKLHISPRTVENRLVALREKLGLRNRVELALYYLGMNPRLWVCREPTL